A single window of Channa argus isolate prfri chromosome 12, Channa argus male v1.0, whole genome shotgun sequence DNA harbors:
- the grpel1 gene encoding grpE protein homolog 1, mitochondrial — protein MASWCVRAVRQSYSLVASPALIRTYPRLLCTATQQKNGQRSDEEAEKPEQSAADKALEEKTQLEEQLKEMTEKYKRALADTENLRTRSQKMIEDAKLYGIQGFCKDLLEVADILEKATESVPKEEVTSQNPHLKNLYDGLVMTEVQIQKVFTKYGLIKINPNGQKFDPYEHEALFHAPVEGKDPGTVAIVTKVGYKLHGRTLRPALVGVAKAP, from the exons ATGGCGAGCTGGTGTGTACGAGCTGTGAGACAGAGCTACTCACTTGTAGCTTCGCCTGCGCTAATAAG AACGTATCCACGATTGCTATGCACAGCCACTCAGCAGAAGAATGGCCAGAGGTCAGATGAAGAGGCTGAGAAGCCAGAGCAGAGTGCAGCAGATAAAGCCCTGGAGGAGAAGACCCAGCTGGAGGAGCAGCTTAAAGAAATGACG GAAAAATACAAGCGAGCCTTGGCAGATACAGAGAACCTTAGGACACGGAGCCAGAAGATGATAGAAGATGCTAAATTATATG GAATCCAGGGCTTCTGTAAGGACCTGTTGGAGGTGGCTGATATCTTGGAGAAGGCAACAGAGAGTGTGCCCAAGGAAGAGGTGACGAGTCAGAACCCTCACCTGAAGAACTTGTATGATGGACTGGTGATGACAGAGGTCCAGATCCAGAAGGTGTTCACTAAGTATGGGCTCATCAAAATTAATCCCAATGGCCAGAAGTTTGACCCCTATGAGCATGAAGCCCTCTTCCATGCTCCCGTAGAGGGCAAGGATCCCGGCACTGTCGCCATAGTCACCAAAGTGGGCTACAAGCTTCACGGGCGCACCCTCAGGCCGGCGTTGGTGGGTGTGGCTAAAGCCCCCTAG
- the tada2b gene encoding transcriptional adapter 2-beta: protein MADLGKKYCVNCLADVTNLRLRCTDCPDIELCPECFSAGAEIGNHRRWHGYQLVDGGRFSLWGPEAEGGWTSREEQSLLDAIEQYGFGNWEDMAAHVGASRTPQEVMEHYVTMYIHGNLGKACIPDSIPNRVTDHTCPSGGPLSPSLTTPLPPLDISLAEQQQLGYMPLRDDYEIEYDQDAEKLISGLSVNYDDEDVEIEMKRAHVDMYVRKLRERQRRKNIARDYNLVPAFLGRDKKDKEKEKPGALGAVGSAGGVGGVGVGGGTIGLGSTTAAGTGSVPSTPKRKITKEEKEQRVRLRALWQFMAHREFEDFFDNMHKERVLRAKVRELQRYRRNGITRLEESAEYEAARHKREKRKENKSVVTSKRGSGGGGGLGSGMGLGGGAGGGGGITGGLGIGGGIKEESKDGEFAAIENLTGFELLSDREKVLCNSLNLSPARYLTVKTIIIKDHLQKRQGIAAKSRLPSYLDKVLKKRILSFLTESGWISRDAS, encoded by the exons ATGGCCGACTTGGGGAAGAAGTACTGCGTTAACTGCCTTGCAGATGTTACAAACCTGCGGCTTCGCTGCACAGACTGTCCCGATATCGAGCTGTGTCCGGAGTGCTTCTCGGCAGGAGCAGAAATCGGTAATCACCGGAGATGGCACGGCTACCAGCTTGTCGACGGCGGTCGGTTCTCTCTTTGGGGTCCCGAGGCAGAGGGAGGATGGACCAGCAGGGAAGAGCAGTCGCTGCTCGATGCTATCGAGCAGTATGGATTTGGAAACTGG GAGGACATGGCAGCTCATGTTGGAGCATCCCGTACTCCTCAGGAAGTCATGGAGCACTATGTTACCATGTACATCCATGGAAACCTGGGTAAGGCCTGCATTCCTGACAGCATTCCTAATCGAGTAACTGACCACACCTGTCCAAGCGGTGGCCCGTTGTCACCCAGTCTCACCACCCCTCTTCCCCCACTGGATATCAGCCTGGCTGAGCAGCAACAGCTAGGGTACATGCCGCTACGTGATGACTATGAGATTGAATATGATCAGGATGCAGAGAAGCTCATTAGTGGGCTGTCTGTGAACTACGACGATGAGGATGTTGAAATTGAGATGAAACGTGCTCATGTGGACATGTATGTGCGAAAGCTCAGAGAACGCCAGCGACGTAAGAACATTGCCCGAGACTACAACCTTGTTCCTGCGTTCCTGGGGAGAGACAAGAAAGACAAGGAGAAGGAGAAGCCTGGAGCCCTGGGAGCCGTAGGTAGTGCTGGTGGTGTAGGTGGAGTCGGAGTTGGTGGCGGCACAATTGGTTTAGGATccacaacagcagcaggaacagGTTCTGTTCCAAGTACCCCCAAAAGAAAAATTACCAAGGAAGAGAAGGAGCAGCGTGTCAGGCTGCGGGCACTCTGGCAATTCATGGCCCATCGGGAGTTTGAAGACTTCTTTGACAACATGCATAAAGAGCGTGTGCTGAGGGCCAAGGTACGCGAGCTCCAGCGTTACCGCCGCAATGGCATCACCCGCCTGGAGGAGTCAGCCGAGTACGAAGCCGCGCGGCACAAACGGGAGAAACGcaaggaaaacaaaagtgtgGTCACATCCAAACGAGGTAGCGGTGGAGGGGGTGGGCTTGGCTCTGGGATGGGACTTGGTGGTGGTgcaggagggggaggaggcaTTACGGGAGGGTTGGGGATTGGGGGTGGGATCAAGGAGGAGAGTAAAGATGGTGAATTTGCTGCCATTGAGAATCTTACGGGCTTTGAGCTGCTGTCAGACAGGGAGAAAGTGCTGTGTAACTCTCTCAACCTGAGCCCAGCACGCTACCTGACTGTCAAAACCATCATCATCAAAGACCACCTGCAGAAAAGACAAGGCATTGCAGCCAAGAGCCGACTGCCAAGCTACCTCGACAAGGTCCTCAAGAAGCGCATTCTCAGCTTTCTCACAGAAAGCGGCTGGATATCCCGAGATGCCTCTTAG
- the cfap184 gene encoding coiled-coil domain-containing protein 96, giving the protein MDENQQHEENEVQSDTERKTTDSSNDKHNSVNGDEKEAVSVEMAVSDHREENPEEFVIEAVNSDPEENIEKGLHGVDMTASQHLDLKLSEVSEQPLSREEKVGFDINSSYDDETITLAKEEVDESDEEESSVSAPDKAEISYEEHMKLLQELCEERDKALQRGSQLQTKLAEYLHKKAGDIAQLERQVQASEQLQEYEKCINILNDLKQQLAADTETVQQQAEELRLQCQEKLETVENEWRAFMSLKQDVAVTVLSRRLGKQAAQAKVVATLAAEQLRQDQLIQLRLKNIKLKFRIHRLEAELRDEDEHGRDPLQLQFEKLQTQRLEQKQQIERQSEELVKLQKKISGSLELLSNVKEKLYWNQMEVVAKREQLAEVEAMVARKRDLLTRTKKACNSLQRDNQRLKERRGLLGNRLLLRDFEDTVDASTKLEEQLNNLKCRQTEIAISCGRWKKNE; this is encoded by the exons atggatgaaaatcaacaacatgaagaaaatgaagTGCAGAGTgacacagagaggaagacaaCAGATTCCTCCAATGACAAACATAATTCTGTCAATGGAGATGAAAAAGAAGCAGTTTCAGTTGAAATGGCTGTGTCAGATCATAGAGAAGAAAATCCTGAGGAGTTCGTCATAGAAGCAGTCAACTCTGACCCAGAAGAGAACATCGAAAAAGGCCTTCATGGTGTCGACATGACCGCAAGTCAACACTTGGATCTAAAGTTGAGTGAAGTCAGTGAGCAGCCACTGTCCCGTGAGGAGAAAGTTGGATTTGATATCAACAGCAGTTATGATGATGAGACCATCACTCTTGCCAAGGAGGAAGTAGATGAGTCTGATGAAGAGGAGTCTAGTGTTTCTGCCCCAGACAAAGCCGAGATCAGCTATGAAGAACACATGAAGCTTCTCCAGGAGCTGTGTGAGGAGAGAGATAAAGCCCTGCAACGCGGCAGCCAGCTGCAGACGAAGCTGGCTGAGTACCTCCACAAGAAGGCCGGGGACATTGCACAGCTGGAGAGGCAGGTTCAGGCGTCGGAGCAGCTTCAGGAGTATGAGAAGTGCATCAATATTCTAAATGACCTGAAACAGCAGCTCGCCGCTGACACGGAGACAGTACAGCAGCAGGCAGAGGAGCTGAGGTTACAGTGCCAAGAGAAGCTGGAAACG GTGGAAAATGAATGGCGAGCATTCATGTCCCTGAAGCAGGATGTGGCGGTGACAGTCCTAAGCCGACGCCTGGGGAAACAAGCCGCTCAAGCCAAAGTGGTTGCAACCCTGGCAGCAGAGCAGCTTCGTCAGGACCAGCTGATACAGCTGCGCCTCAAGAACATTAAGCTGAAGTTCAGGATTCACAGGCTAGAAGCGGAGCTCCGAGATGAGGATGAACACGGCAGGGACCCCTTACAGCTCCAGTTTGAAAAGCTGCAGACTCAGAGGCTGGAGCAGAAACAACAAATTGAAAGGCAGAGTGAGGAATTGGTAAAGCTGCAGAAGAAGATCAGCGGCAGCTTAGAG CTCTTGTCCAATGTAAAGGAGAAGCTATACTGGAACCAGATGGAAGTTGTGGCAAAACGGGAGCAGCTGGCCGAGGTGGAGGCCATGGTGGCCAGGAAGAGGGACCTCCTGACCAGGACCAAGAAGGCCTGCAACAGCCTGCAAAGAGACAACCAGAGACTGAAGGAGAGGCGCGGACTGCTGGGGAATAGGCTCCTGCTGCGGGACTTTGAAGACACCGTTGATGCCTCAACTAAACTGGAGGAACAACTAAACAATCTCAAATGCCGGCAAACTGAGATTGCAATCAGCTGTGGCAGATGGAAGAAGAATGAGTGA